From the Dryobates pubescens isolate bDryPub1 chromosome 29, bDryPub1.pri, whole genome shotgun sequence genome, one window contains:
- the LOC128898638 gene encoding uncharacterized protein LOC128898638, with the protein MKQCKTCLTLPKAEEDTDDPLLSFEVGDRVLVKQTKPGTLMFKGRTQFDSGHWAGVALDKAEGDHAGTYKGVKYFECAQNCGIFVRPDEISHLIAANKNGSKSTRDEDSDSCDDESFKGEGKYSDEQGIGLTEKQAEDTSSTGGSETKENQSRLHTALLSAKGQKLPHSDQCKCKKFLCQNNLTCLGSGTLKPDLTQLNQRSFAGVFPTKTKTGKYNEVSTRNKLADDIASELCKKLLLDTLIAFSETAQHKYKSAFENDVMNCGKGIRQEDNQRLFVLKENSVAALSERSAKVSDVLLCDFDALGLRGCHTAAERIVSKFIDDAVKEYKKIKRKHGSKADKIFHSSSEASPTTLPLLIKILDAGIFGSSEDFDQPNCDQHVPARQTQKQYLYNLDQWHSAPWKKTVEVPLVIPHHSSYVKKLSAHAVDELWTPENICSQFRRISMPKHFECNDPPGNDLEAESKRIYNQVIFDLTRELLCAKYQVTAKTNTFPWMKENLGSQCSRHLCRTDVSDVKVRSGKYSNKGQ; encoded by the exons ATGAAACAATGCAAAACATGCTTAACACTGCCCAAAGCTGAGGAGGACACTGATGACCCGTTACTATCATTTGAAGTTGGAGACAGAGTGTTAGTAAAGCAAACCAAGCCTGGAACCCTAATGTTCAAAGGACGGACTCAGTTTGATAGTGGCCATTGGGCTGGTGTTGCACTTGACAAAGCTGAAGGTGATCATGCTGGAACTTACAAAGGGGTGAAGTATTTTGAGTGTGCTCAAAACTGTGGTATCTTTGTCAGACCTGATGAGATTTCACACCTGATAGCAGCTAACAAAAATGGTTCCAAATCCACTAGGGATGAAGACTCTGACTCATGTGATGATGAGTCCTTCAAAGGAGAAGGCAAATACTCTGATGAGCAGGGAATAGGGCTTACAGAGAAGCAAGCAGAAGATACTAGCAGCACAGGAGGATCagagacaaaagaaaaccaGTCCAGGTTACACACTGCGTTGCTGTCTGCAAAAGGGCAGAAGCTTCCACATTCTGACCAGTGCAAATGTAAGAAATTTCTCTGTCAAAATAACTTAACGTGCTTGGGATCAGGCACATTAAAACCAGACCTGACACAACTAAACCAAAGGAGTTTTGCAGGTGTGTTCCCAACAAAAACTAAGACTGGGAAATACAATGAGGTAAGCACAAGaaacaaacttgctgatgacattGCAAGTGAACTCTGTAAAAAACTTCTGCTTGACACATTAATTGCATTTTCTGAAACAGCTCAACACAAATATAAAAGTGCCTTTGAAAATGATGTGATGAATTGTGGCAAAGGCATAAGACAAGAAGACAATCAGAGACTGTTTGTCCTCAAAGAAAATTCAGTTGCAGCCTTATCTGAACGATCAGCCAAGGTTTCTGATGTACTGCTGTGTGATTTCGATGCGCTCGGCCTTCGTGGctgtcacacagcagcagaaagaattGTATCTAAATTCATAGATGATGCAGTTAAAGAATATAAGAAGATTAAAAGAAAGCATGGATCAAAAGCAGACAAGATATTTCATTCATCTTCAGAGGCTTCTCCAACCACTTTGCCA CTCCTCATAAAAATCCTTGATGCTGGCATTTTTGGAAGCTCTGAAGACTTTGATCAGCCTAATTGTGACCAGCATGTACCAGCGAGACAAACACAAAAGCAGTACCTGTACAACTTAGATCAGTGGCACTCAGCTCCTTGGAAGAAAACTGTGGAAGTTCCTCTTGTGATCCCACATCACAGTTCATATGTTAAGAAACTGTCTGCTCATGCTGTAGATGAATTGTGGACCCCAGAAAACATCTGCTCACAGTTCAGGAGAATCAGTATGCCAAAGCACTTTGAATGCAATGATCCCCCAGGGAATGATTTGGAAGCAGAAAGCAAGAGGATATATAATCAG GTTATATTTGATTTGACCCGTGAGCTGCTATGTGCAAAATACCAGGTGACTGCAAAGACAAACACATTTCCATGGATGAAGGAAAACTTGGGATCTCAGTGTTCCAGGCATCTCTGCAGAACAGATGTCAGTGATGTCAAGGTACGTTCTGGGAAGTATAGTAACAAGGGTCAGTGA
- the CCDC187 gene encoding coiled-coil domain-containing protein 187 — protein sequence MNENIRNTLLYVFSLGSLPGEHNHQILNLLSPLNLSRSETCSGHSSGVSSEGASSESQWSKVGRHYGGSSTFCHFSLAMAEQCLRGEELRARHQAALLKLRKKALREKARAELAWLDHQKCCLENLQDSKGASVMATKQHKILMELKQEQAEIQHLQNIYRAAHQERKLLLKQQREILMMRHSTAQLQEKLHNLTGKQEVKSQSLDVLVGVLSR from the exons ATGAATGAGAATATT AGAAATACTTTACTTTACGTCTTCTCCTTAGGATCTTTGCCAGGAGAGCACAACCATCAGATCTTGAATCTGTTGTCACCTCTGAATCTGTCCCGCAGTGAGACCTGTtcagggcacagctctggggtGAGCAGCGAAGGAGCCAGCTCTGAAAGTCAG TGGAGCAAAGTTGGCCGGCATTACggaggctccagcaccttctgccACTTCAGCTTGGCCATGGCGGAGCAGTGTCTGAGGGGAGAAGAGCTGCGAGCTCGACACCAggctgccctcctcaagctccgCAAAAAAGCTCTCCGGGAGaaagccagagctgagctggcctggctggACCACCAGAAATG ctgtCTGGAAAACTTGCAAGACAGTAAGGGAGCCTCTGTCATGGccacaaagcagcacaaaatCCTAATGGAGCTGAAACAGGAGCAG gcagAAATCCAGCACCTGCAGAACATCTACAGGGCAGCCCATCAGGAAAGAAAGCTTTTATTaaagcagcaaagagaaatctTAATGATGAGACACTCAACAGCACAACTCCAGGAAAAGCTGCACAATTTGACTGGGAAGCAAGAGGTTAAGTCACAGTCATTAGATGTCTTGGTGGGTGTTTTGAGCAGATAA